In the Acidimicrobiales bacterium genome, one interval contains:
- a CDS encoding prenyltransferase/squalene oxidase repeat-containing protein — protein sequence MSRRITLAVVLSALALALVPAVPVGPAAASGTVLAPPFDAARAVAFLEANQQPDGGFETAGFPGFETPDAVLAIAEAAQTGPSWSSAQARAAVAATVKDGRTPLDYLDDLAETTPSAGQAAKLVVLAVAPLGFDPAAFDPQGDGAANLVARMDSGANADGSFGPPGALNATLYAVLASRLAGRAVPAATRAFVLAAQQANGGWNFAGDPKGSDVDVDTTGLALQALAAAGVDPFDEPVRRAVAFLAANRLPTGGWAAFGAEDPNATALAILGLTAAGRDVATCWPAAAASLAARQAPDGHVAGPNDSFGVNTFATSQAVQALTRRWLPVVRAPAYCADDGYRLVAADGGVFAFGSPFLGSAGGLRLNRPVVGMASRPGGQGYWLVADDGGVFAFGDAPFLGSTGALRLNRPVVAMAATPSGRGYWLVASDGGVFAFGDAPYLGSTGALALNRPVVGMAATPSGRGYRLVADDGGVFAFGDAAFAGSAASLPLAAPVTAMASAASGPGYWLVGRDGGVFAFGGARYHGRSAVSHPSPSTGTVAILPTLAGDGYLLVSADGGVAPSGADRRRAGGLPRLAAPVVGVSP from the coding sequence ATGTCCCGCCGCATCACCCTCGCCGTCGTCCTCAGCGCGCTCGCGCTCGCGCTGGTGCCCGCCGTGCCCGTTGGGCCCGCCGCCGCCAGCGGCACGGTCCTCGCCCCGCCCTTCGACGCCGCTCGGGCGGTGGCCTTCCTCGAGGCGAACCAGCAGCCCGACGGCGGCTTCGAGACGGCCGGCTTCCCGGGCTTCGAGACGCCAGACGCCGTGCTCGCCATCGCCGAGGCGGCCCAGACCGGTCCCTCCTGGAGCAGCGCCCAGGCCCGGGCGGCGGTGGCGGCCACGGTGAAGGACGGCCGCACGCCCCTCGACTACCTCGACGACCTGGCCGAGACCACCCCGTCGGCCGGCCAGGCGGCCAAGCTGGTCGTGCTGGCCGTGGCCCCGCTCGGCTTCGACCCCGCCGCCTTCGACCCGCAGGGCGACGGTGCCGCCAACCTCGTCGCCCGCATGGACTCGGGCGCCAACGCCGACGGTTCGTTCGGCCCGCCGGGTGCCCTGAACGCCACGCTCTACGCGGTGCTGGCCTCCCGCCTGGCCGGGCGCGCCGTGCCCGCCGCCACCCGGGCGTTCGTCCTGGCCGCCCAGCAGGCGAACGGGGGCTGGAACTTCGCCGGCGACCCCAAGGGCAGCGACGTCGACGTCGACACCACCGGGCTCGCCCTCCAGGCGTTGGCGGCGGCGGGCGTCGACCCGTTCGACGAGCCGGTGCGCCGCGCCGTCGCCTTCCTGGCCGCCAACCGGCTGCCCACCGGCGGGTGGGCGGCGTTCGGCGCCGAGGACCCCAACGCCACCGCCCTCGCCATCCTCGGGCTGACGGCGGCGGGCCGGGACGTGGCGACGTGCTGGCCGGCGGCGGCCGCCTCGCTGGCCGCCCGCCAGGCGCCCGACGGCCACGTCGCCGGCCCCAACGACTCGTTCGGCGTGAACACCTTCGCCACCTCGCAGGCCGTGCAGGCGCTCACCCGCCGCTGGCTCCCGGTGGTGCGGGCCCCCGCCTACTGCGCCGACGACGGTTACCGCCTGGTGGCGGCCGACGGTGGGGTGTTCGCCTTCGGCTCGCCCTTCCTCGGGTCGGCCGGCGGGCTGCGGCTCAACCGGCCGGTGGTGGGCATGGCCTCCCGCCCCGGCGGCCAGGGCTACTGGCTGGTGGCGGACGACGGCGGGGTGTTCGCCTTCGGCGACGCCCCCTTCCTCGGCTCCACCGGGGCGCTGCGACTGAACCGTCCCGTGGTGGCGATGGCGGCCACGCCGTCGGGCCGCGGCTACTGGCTGGTGGCCTCCGACGGCGGCGTGTTCGCCTTCGGGGACGCCCCCTACCTCGGTTCGACCGGGGCGCTGGCCCTCAACCGTCCCGTGGTGGGCATGGCGGCCACCCCGTCGGGTCGCGGCTACCGGCTGGTGGCGGACGACGGCGGGGTGTTCGCCTTCGGCGACGCCGCCTTCGCCGGGTCGGCGGCGTCGCTCCCCCTGGCCGCGCCGGTCACCGCCATGGCGTCGGCGGCGAGCGGACCGGGCTACTGGCTGGTCGGCCGCGACGGCGGGGTGTTCGCCTTCGGCGGCGCCCGGTACCACGGCCGGAGCGCCGTCAGCCACCCGTCGCCGTCGACGGGCACGGTCGCCATCCTCCCCACCCTCGCCGGCGACGGCTACCTCCTGGTGTCGGCCGACGGCGGGGTCGCACCGTCGGGGGCGGACCGCCGGCGCGCCGGCGGGCTGCCCCGCCTGGCCGCCCCGGTCGTCGGCGTCTCGCCCTGA